The proteins below are encoded in one region of Plutella xylostella chromosome Z, ilPluXylo3.1, whole genome shotgun sequence:
- the LOC105398563 gene encoding putative serine protease K12H4.7, with translation MFLRIFVLCLVVGLVYSSRQFRLGRSRDGNLGSPGDYAGEKLPEERWMEQKLDHFSPTDLRTWKQRYFINDTFFDYENPGPIFIMIGGEGPLDARWMVKGAWIEYAQKFKAMCLSLEHRYYGKSHPTEDLSTKNLQYLSSHQALADLANFISTKTNDFKLVKEVKWIAFGGSYPGSLAAWLRMKYPHLVHGAISSSGPLLAKLNFMEYFQVVVHALSEKTQSDECVNQVKAAHKQVATLFKSNPTIIEKEFRVCKPFSQASDKDKRNFFNAIADDFAGLVQYNEDNRIGANETYKNLTINTVCQMLTADGGRPAYKKLAAFHSIMLDKTKEPCLDYSYKSMIDEMSNTRWSNDSGRQWFYQTCTEFGFYQTSSADVAEVFGNQFTLDFFTQQCQDVFGPKFNENFIEDATVFTNTDYGALDIDASRVVYVHGTVDPWHALGITKTRDQYAPAILIKGTAHCANMYPSSDSDLLELKRARLDIQQFISVWLDMP, from the exons TGCCGGCGAAAAGCTTCCTGAAGAACGTTGGATGGAGCAAAAATTAGACCATTTTTCACCAACAGACCTCAGGACTTGGAAGCAA agatattttataaatgatacCTTTTTTGATTATGAAAATCCTGGTCCTATATTCATCATGATCGGAGGCGAAGGCCCTCTTGATGCAAGATGGATGGTCAAAGGTGCTTGGATTGAATATGCTCAGAAATTTAAAGCAATGTGTCTCTCTTTAGAGCACAGGTATTATGGAAAAAGCCATCCTACTGA AGATTTAAGTACCAAGAACTTGCAGTATTTGTCATCTCATCAGGCTTTAGCAGATTTGgcaaattttataagtaccaaAACTAATGACTTCAAGTTGGTAAAAGAAGTAAAATGGATTGCCTTTGGTGGCTCTTATCCAGGTTCCCTGGCAGCCTGGTTGAGAATGAAGTACCCACATTTAGTACACGGGGCTATATCTTCAAGTGGGCCATTATTGGCTAAACTTAACTTCATGG AATATTTCCAGGTAGTTGTGCATGCCTTGAGCGAAAAGACACAAAGTGATGAGTGTGTGAATCAGGTTAAAGCTGCCCACAAACAAGTGGCCACACTCTTCAAGTCCAATCCAACAATAATTGAGAAAGAATTCAG GGTCTGCAAACCTTTCTCTCAAGCAAGTGATAAGGACAAACGTAACTTCTTCAATGCGATCGCAGACGACTTTGCAGGCCTTGTGCAGTACAATGAAGATAACAGGATCGGGGCTAatgaaacatacaaaaaccTTACGATTAACACT GTATGCCAGATGTTAACCGCTGATGGCGGACGCCCAGCCTACAAGAAATTGGCTGCATTCCACTCTATTATGTTGGATAAGACCAAAGAGCCATGCTTAGATTATTCATATAAAAGCATGATAGATGAAATGTCCAATACTCGATGGAGCAACGATAGCG GTCGCCAGTGGTTCTACCAAACCTGCACAGAGTTTGGTTTCTACCAAACTTCGTCGGCGGATGTGGCCGAGGTGTTTGGCAATCAGTTCACATTGGACTTTTTCACCCAGCAGTGTCAAGACGTTTTTGGACCAAA ATTCAACGAAAACTTCATCGAAGACGCCACTGTATTCACGAATACCGACTACGGAGCGCTGGATATCGACGCGAGCCGAGTGGTGTACGTGCACGGCACGGTCGACCCCTGGCACGCTCTCGGCATCACCAAGACTAGGGACCAATATGCCCCAGCCATATTGATCAAAG GTACTGCTCACTGCGCTAACATGTACCCTTCAAGTGATAGTGACCTCTTGGAGTTGAAACGAGCTCGTCTTGATATTCAACAATTCATCAGTGTGTGGCTCGACATGCCTTAG